The following coding sequences lie in one Takifugu flavidus isolate HTHZ2018 chromosome 4, ASM371156v2, whole genome shotgun sequence genomic window:
- the ppcs gene encoding phosphopantothenate--cysteine ligase — protein MAEPRTPSTDGTLDEFAAPTHVEEVREQMAAFAGHHASAGRRVVLITSGGTKVPLESRTVRFLDNFSSGRRGASSAEYFIESGYAVIFLHRHRSLYPYNSMFSSMNMLEALKFRSAEDASSDAAEVVVDQQVFPNITKVLKKYQEVKENRLLLPVEFNTLSDYLHLLKASAQALSTIGSMAMFYLAAAVSDFYIPASEMPEHKIQSSNGPLQLSLNMVPKILSPLVKDWAPQAFVISFKLETDPHILLEKARRALDTYRHQVVVANVLDSRRGYVVVVTPETQTELILTDEDEKNEVEIEDRIVSNLTSAHKKFISQQNC, from the exons ATGGCAGAACCTAGAACACCTTCCACTGATGGGACATTAGATGAATTCGCTGCACCCACCCATGTTGAGGAGGTCAGAGAGCAGATGGCTGCTTTTGCAGGGCACCACGCGTCAGCAGGCCGCAGGGTCGTTCTCATCACATCAGGAGGCACCAAGGTTCCTCTGGAGTCCCGAACCGTCCGTTTCCTCGACAACTTCAGCAGTGGCCGGCGAGGGGCCTCCTCAGCAGAGTATTTCATAGAGTCTGGCTATGCTGTAATCTTTCTACACAGACATCGCTCCCTATACCCCTACAACAGCATGTTCTCAAGCATGAACATGCTGGAGGCCCTCAAGTTCAGGAGCGCGGAAGACGCATCCAGCGATGCTGCAGAAGTGGTCGTTGACCAGCAGGTGTTTCCAAATATCACCAAAGTGCTAAAAAAAtaccaggaagtgaaagaaaacagacttCTTCTGCCTGTTGAATTCAACACCCTGTCCGATTATCTGCATCTCCTTAAAGCATCAGCTCAGGCCCTCAGCACTATAG GGTCTATGGCTATGTTttatctggctgctgctgtgtcagaCTTCTATATCCCAGCATCAGAGATGCCTGAACACAAAATCCAGTCTTCCAATGGACCTCTTCAA CTTAGCTTGAACATGGTGCCTAAAATTCTGTCCCCCCTGGTGAAAGACTGGGCACCTCAGGCATTTGTCATATCCTTTAAGCTGGAGACAGATCCACACATCCTGCTGGAAAAGGCCCGACGGGCTCTGGACACCTACAGGCACCAGGTAGTGGTCGCCAATGTGCTGGACTCTAGGCGGGGTTACGTGGTGGTGGTGACACCCGAGACCCAAACAGAGCTGATCCTCACGGACGAGGATGAAAAGAACGAGGTGGAGATCGAGGACAGAATAGTGAGCAACCTGACATCAGCCCACAAGAAGTTCATCAGTCAACAAAATTGTTAA